The following coding sequences lie in one Melopsittacus undulatus isolate bMelUnd1 chromosome 9, bMelUnd1.mat.Z, whole genome shotgun sequence genomic window:
- the FGF7 gene encoding fibroblast growth factor 7 isoform X2 has translation MEYLCIQLLSTGTTCNDMTPEQMATNVNCSSPERHTRSYDYMEGGDVRVRRLFCRTQWYMRIDKRGKVKGTREANNNYSILEIRTVAVGIVAIKGVESEYFLAMNKSGRLYGKKVCNEDCNFIELIEENHYNTYASAKWTHKGKEMFVH, from the exons ATGGAGTACTTGTGTATCCAGCTCTTATCAACAGGAACAA CTTGCAATGACATGACTCCAGAGCAAATGGCTACAAATGTGAACTGTTCCAGCCCTGAGCGACACACCAGAAGCTATGATTATATGGAAGGGGGGGATGTAAGAGTGAGAAGACTTTTCTGTCGAACTCAGTGGTATATGAGGATTGATAAACGAGGCAAAGTAAAAGGGACAAGAGAAGCAAACAACAACTACA GTATTCTAGAAATCCGAACAGTGGCAGTTGGAATAGTGGCAATCAAAGGAGTGGAAAGTGAATACTTTCTGGCAATGAACAAGTCAGGAAGACTCTATGGAAAG AAAGTATGCAATGAGGACTGCAACTTCATAGAACTGATTGAAGAAAACCATTATAACACATATGCTTCTGCAAAATGGACACACAAAGGAAAGGAGATGTTTGTACATTAA
- the FGF7 gene encoding fibroblast growth factor 7 isoform X1, whose translation MHKWILTWILPILLYRSYFYIIFLMGTISLACNDMTPEQMATNVNCSSPERHTRSYDYMEGGDVRVRRLFCRTQWYMRIDKRGKVKGTREANNNYSILEIRTVAVGIVAIKGVESEYFLAMNKSGRLYGKKVCNEDCNFIELIEENHYNTYASAKWTHKGKEMFVH comes from the exons ATGCACAAATGGATACTGACATGGATCCTGCCAATTTTGCTCTACAGATCATACTTTTACATTATCTTTCTAATGGGCACTATATCTTTAGCTTGCAATGACATGACTCCAGAGCAAATGGCTACAAATGTGAACTGTTCCAGCCCTGAGCGACACACCAGAAGCTATGATTATATGGAAGGGGGGGATGTAAGAGTGAGAAGACTTTTCTGTCGAACTCAGTGGTATATGAGGATTGATAAACGAGGCAAAGTAAAAGGGACAAGAGAAGCAAACAACAACTACA GTATTCTAGAAATCCGAACAGTGGCAGTTGGAATAGTGGCAATCAAAGGAGTGGAAAGTGAATACTTTCTGGCAATGAACAAGTCAGGAAGACTCTATGGAAAG AAAGTATGCAATGAGGACTGCAACTTCATAGAACTGATTGAAGAAAACCATTATAACACATATGCTTCTGCAAAATGGACACACAAAGGAAAGGAGATGTTTGTACATTAA